Sequence from the Clostridium botulinum genome:
TGTAATTTTTTTAATCTTTCTAATTCATTTTCAATTGTATTTTTTCTATTTAAGAAAGTTTCATATCTTTCCGCTGTAACTAATCCTACTTTTTTTCCTATCTCAGTTAATCTAAAGTCTGCATTATCTTGTCTTAAAATTAATCTATACTCAGCTCTAGATGTCATCATTCTATATGGTTCATTAGTACCCTTAGTAACTAAATCATCTATAAGAACTCCGATATATGCATCTGATCTAGTTAATATCATAGGCTCTTCACCTTTAATCTTTAATGCAGCATTTATACCTGCTACTAGACCTTGTGCTCCTGCCTCTTCATATCCTGAACTACCATTAAATTGACCAGCACCATATAAACCTTCAACATTTTTAAATTCTAATGTTGGTTCTAATTCAGTAGGATCTACAGAGTCATATTCAATTGCATATGCAGTTCTCATTATTTCTACATTTTCTAATCCAGGTAATGTTCTCATCATTTTTAATTGAACTTCTTCTGGTAAAGATGATGACATTCCCCCTACATACATTTCTAAAGTGTCTAGACCTTCTGGCTCAACAAATATTTGATGTTGTAATTTATCAGGAAATCTCATTACTTTATCTTCAATTGATGGACAGTATCTAGGACCTACCCCCTTGATACTTCCATTATATATTGGAGATCGTCCTATATTATCTTTAATTACATTATGAGTTTGCTCATTAGTATATGTTAAATAACATGATATTTGTTCTTTGTCTATGTTTTTACTCATAAATGAAAAAGGTACAATCTTATCATCACCTGGTTGTTCAATCATTTTAGAAAAATCTACAGATCTTCTATTAATTCTTGCTGGAGTTCCTGTCTTAAATCTTCTTAATGAAATCCCTAAATCTAATAAAGATTGTGACAAATCATTAGCTGGGAATAATCCATTTGGACCTCCTGAATAACTAACTTCCCCTATTATTATCTTTCCTTTTAAATATGTACCTGTAGCTAAAATTACAGCTTTAGCTCTAAAAATCGCTCCATTTCTAGTGATAATGCCTGTTACTTTATTGCCTTCAACTAAAAGCTCAGTAACCTCAATTTGTCTTATTTGAAGATTTTCTTGTTCTTCTAATACTCTCTTCATTCTAAATTGATAGTCCTTTTTATCAGCTTGAGCTCTTAATGAATGAACTGCTGGTCCTTTAGATGTGTTTAACATTCTTGATTGAATGAATGTATGATCTATATTAACACCCATTTCTCCACCTAATGCATCAATTTCTCTCACTAAATGACCTTTAGCTGTTCCCCCTATATTAGGATTACATGGCATCATAGCTATTGAATCTAAATTTATAGTACAAATTAAAGTATTTAATCCCATTCTAGCAGAT
This genomic interval carries:
- the mnmG gene encoding tRNA uridine-5-carboxymethylaminomethyl(34) synthesis enzyme MnmG; amino-acid sequence: MKYNYEAGEVDVVVVGAGHAGCEAALASARMGLNTLICTINLDSIAMMPCNPNIGGTAKGHLVREIDALGGEMGVNIDHTFIQSRMLNTSKGPAVHSLRAQADKKDYQFRMKRVLEEQENLQIRQIEVTELLVEGNKVTGIITRNGAIFRAKAVILATGTYLKGKIIIGEVSYSGGPNGLFPANDLSQSLLDLGISLRRFKTGTPARINRRSVDFSKMIEQPGDDKIVPFSFMSKNIDKEQISCYLTYTNEQTHNVIKDNIGRSPIYNGSIKGVGPRYCPSIEDKVMRFPDKLQHQIFVEPEGLDTLEMYVGGMSSSLPEEVQLKMMRTLPGLENVEIMRTAYAIEYDSVDPTELEPTLEFKNVEGLYGAGQFNGSSGYEEAGAQGLVAGINAALKIKGEEPMILTRSDAYIGVLIDDLVTKGTNEPYRMMTSRAEYRLILRQDNADFRLTEIGKKVGLVTAERYETFLNRKNTIENELERLKKLQITNKRETNEFLLAVGSAELKKPISFYELIKRPEVDYFSLKNLDTEREELSEDIGEQINIIAKYEGYISNQLEQVAQFRKFEKKLLPKDIDYSNVKGLRTEAEQKLNSIKPISIGQASRISGVSPADISVLLIYLEHYYNK